One region of Phragmites australis chromosome 18, lpPhrAust1.1, whole genome shotgun sequence genomic DNA includes:
- the LOC133898862 gene encoding wall-associated receptor kinase 3-like isoform X1, with amino-acid sequence MRAAISRRVALFTAAVAASVLLRPQLLSAAATVAPAEEAASPGCTRSCGNISIPYPFGVEPGCYIEAGFNLTCDRSHRPPRLFLGDGTVQVFGISVPNGTVRVNGSFLEFPSDPGTRSARIGTWSGALGEGGPYTLASERNRLLAFGCDVLVILVGDDNQTVATCSAFCNQIKGATIDSTDDCSGVGCCQAKILLGRSSYGFQAFLMNGKTAFDAGAGACIAESEFSTDPKLLAIANPAWTFPAVLEWRINRTTCHGNASSLACRSSHSFCKNSTLLGVDQQGHLCHCAQGYQGNPYIPNGCYDVNECDFPETYPCYGVCNNTEGGYRCNCLAGFEGNASVPNGCKDIDECAHPDLYPCHGICTNRFGTYDCRCNNGAYGDPFTKEGCNVFKSFSVMSIGLGIGGGTGLLLLALAAPFIMRKIKHQKINKMKERFFKQNHGLLLQQLISQKSDIGGRMIITLGELEKATNNFDASHEVGGGGHGVVYKGLLDLQVVAIKKSKIVVQREIDDFINEVAILSQINHRNVVKLLGCCLETEVPILVYEFISNGTLAHHLHVEGPISLSWDERLRIALEISKALAYLHSATSTPILHRDIKSSNILLDDNLTAKVSDFGASKYIPIDQTGVSTAVQGTIGYLDPMYYYTGRLTDKSDVFSFGVLLLELLTRKKPFVFRTEDGDSLVSHFASLFADGSLVDIMDPQIMEEEDEQVNEVAALAVKCTKLNGEERPTMREVEISLENLRVTKKHVHHNTASWRKYDRDQTASDYMSFEGLAVEASTQYTMEDEILLSARNP; translated from the exons ATGAGGGCAGCGATAAGCAGGAGAGTGGCGCTATTCACGGCGGCTGTGGCTGCATCGGTGCTGCTGCGGCCGCAGCTGTTGAGCGCAGCGGCGACGGTGGCACCTGCCGAGGAGGCAGCGTCGCCCGGCTGCACCAGGAGCTGCGGCAACATCAGCATCCCGTACCCGTTCGGCGTGGAGCCCGGCTGCTACATCGAGGCCGGCTTCAACCTCACCTGCGACCGCTCCCACCGCCCGCCCAGGCTGTTCCTCGGCGACGGCACCGTGCAGGTGTTCGGGATCTCGGTTCCCAACGGCACGGTGCGCGTCAACGGCAGCTTCCTGGAATTCCCTAGCGATCCTGGCACTCGTAGCGCGCGCATCGGCACATGGAGCGGCGCTCTCGGGGAGGGCGGGCCGTACACTCTGGCGTCGGAGAGGAACAGACTGCTGGCGTTCGGGTGCGACGTCCTGGTCATCCTCGTGGGAGATGACAACCAGACCGTAGCCACCTGCTCGGCTTTCTGCAACCAGATCAAGGGTGCCACGATCGATTCTACCGACGACTGCTCCGGCGTCGGCTGCTGCCAGGCGAAGATCTTGCTGGGACGCAGCTCCTACGGGTTCCAGGCTTTCCTGATGAACGGGAAGACAGCCTTCGATGCGGGCGCCGGGGCGTGCATAGCGGAGTCCGAGTTCAGCACTGACCCCAAGCTGCTTGCAATTGCAAACCCTGCGTGGACGTTCCCTGCGGTGCTCGAGTGGAGGATCAACCGCACGACGTGCCACGGCAACGCGTCCTCGCTCGCGTGCCGCAGCAGCCACAGCTTCTGCAAGAACAGCACGCTGCTTGGCGTTGACCAACAGGGGCATCTCTGCCACTGTGCTCAGGGCTACCAAGGCAACCCTTACATTCCCAATGGATGCTATG ATGTCAACGAATGCGACTTTCCGGAGACGTACCCGTGTTATGGCGTCTGCAACAACACAGAAGGAGGGTACCGGTGCAACTGTCTTGCAGGCTTCGAGGGGAATGCTTCTGTACCAAATGGATGCAAAG ACATTGACGAGTGCGCGCATCCGGATCTCTACCCATGCCACGGGATTTGCACAAATAGGTTTGGAACTTACGATTGCCGATGTAATAATGGAGCCTATGGGGATCCCTTCACAAAAGAGGGCTGCAACGTATTCAAGAGCTTCTCAG TTATGAGTATCGGGCTAGGTATTGGCGGTGGCACAGGTCTCTTGCTCTTGGCTCTTGCTGCTCCCTTCATAATGCGTAAAATCAAGCATCAAAAGATTAACAAGATGAAAGAAAGATTTTTCAAGCAAAATCATGGACTGCTACTCCAACAATTGATATCACAAAAGTCAGATATTGGTGGAAGAATGATCATTACCTTAGGGGAGCTAGAGAAGGCCACAAACAATTTTGATGCATCTCATGAAGTTGGAGGTGGAGGGCATGGTGTTGTGTATAAAGGACTTTTAGACCTACAAGTTGTGGCCATCAAGAAATCAAAGATTGTAGTACAAAGAGAAATTGATGACTTCATAAATGAGGTTGCAATTCTTTCCCAAATCAACCATAGGAATGTTGTCAAGCTCCTTGGATGTTGTCTTGAGACAGAAGTTCCAATACTGGTTTATGAGTTTATATCAAATGGTACtcttgctcatcatcttcatgtcgAAGGACCGATATCACTATCATGGGATGAGCGACTGAGGATTGCTCTCGAAATTTCAAAAGCTCTAGCCTATCTACATTCAGCTACTTCAACACCAATACTCCATAGAGATATCAAGTCATCTAACATACTTCTTGATGATAATTTAACAGCAAAGGTATCAGACTTTGGAGCTTCAAAGTATATCCCGATCGATCAAACTGGAGTGTCTACAGCTGTCCAAGGTACCATTGGCTATTTAGATCCCATGTATTATTATACAGGCCGTCTAACAGACAAGAGCGATGTTTTCAgttttggtgttcttctttTAGAATTGCTTACTAGAAAGAAACCATTTGTCTTCCGAACTGAGGATGGTGACAGTCTTGTTTCACATTTTGCATCACTATTCGCTGATGGTAGCCTAGTTGACATAATGGATCCTCAAATCAtggaagaggaggatgaacaAGTCAATGAAGTTGCCGCACTGGCGGTGAAGTGTACAAAATTGAATGGAGAAGAACGGCCTACAATGAGAGAAGTTGAGATTTCACTCGAAAACTTGAGAGTTACAAAGAAACATGTTCATCATAATACTGCTTCATGGAGGAAATATGATAGGGATCAAACTGCATCTGATTACATGTCATTTGAAGGACTTGCTGTAGAAGCAAGCACACAATACACTATGGAAGATGAAATATTGTTGTCAGCTAGGAATCCTTGA
- the LOC133898862 gene encoding wall-associated receptor kinase 17-like isoform X2, translating to MRAAISRRVALFTAAVAASVLLRPQLLSAAATVAPAEEAASPGCTRSCGNISIPYPFGVEPGCYIEAGFNLTCDRSHRPPRLFLGDGTVQVFGISVPNGTVRVNGSFLEFPSDPGTRSARIGTWSGALGEGGPYTLASERNRLLAFGCDVLVILVGDDNQTVATCSAFCNQIKGATIDSTDDCSGVGCCQAKILLGRSSYGFQAFLMNGKTAFDAGAGACIAESEFSTDPKLLAIANPAWTFPAVLEWRINRTTCHGNASSLACRSSHSFCKNSTLLGVDQQGHLCHCAQGYQGNPYIPNGCYDVNECDFPETYPCYGVCNNTEGGYRCNCLAGFEGNASVPNGCKDIDECAHPDLYPCHGICTNRFGTYDCRCNNGAYGDPFTKEGCNVFKSFSVMSIGLGIGGGTGLLLLALAAPFIMRKIKHQKINKMKERFFKQNHGLLLQQLISQKSDIGGRMIITLGELEKATNNFDASHEVGGGGHGVVYKGLLDLQVVAIKKSKIVVQREIDDFINEVAILSQINHRNVVKLLGCCLETEVPILVYEFISNGTLAHHLHVEGPISLSWDERLRIALEISKALAYLHSATSTPILHRDIKSSNILLDDNLTAKVSDFGASKYIPIDQTGVSTAVQA from the exons ATGAGGGCAGCGATAAGCAGGAGAGTGGCGCTATTCACGGCGGCTGTGGCTGCATCGGTGCTGCTGCGGCCGCAGCTGTTGAGCGCAGCGGCGACGGTGGCACCTGCCGAGGAGGCAGCGTCGCCCGGCTGCACCAGGAGCTGCGGCAACATCAGCATCCCGTACCCGTTCGGCGTGGAGCCCGGCTGCTACATCGAGGCCGGCTTCAACCTCACCTGCGACCGCTCCCACCGCCCGCCCAGGCTGTTCCTCGGCGACGGCACCGTGCAGGTGTTCGGGATCTCGGTTCCCAACGGCACGGTGCGCGTCAACGGCAGCTTCCTGGAATTCCCTAGCGATCCTGGCACTCGTAGCGCGCGCATCGGCACATGGAGCGGCGCTCTCGGGGAGGGCGGGCCGTACACTCTGGCGTCGGAGAGGAACAGACTGCTGGCGTTCGGGTGCGACGTCCTGGTCATCCTCGTGGGAGATGACAACCAGACCGTAGCCACCTGCTCGGCTTTCTGCAACCAGATCAAGGGTGCCACGATCGATTCTACCGACGACTGCTCCGGCGTCGGCTGCTGCCAGGCGAAGATCTTGCTGGGACGCAGCTCCTACGGGTTCCAGGCTTTCCTGATGAACGGGAAGACAGCCTTCGATGCGGGCGCCGGGGCGTGCATAGCGGAGTCCGAGTTCAGCACTGACCCCAAGCTGCTTGCAATTGCAAACCCTGCGTGGACGTTCCCTGCGGTGCTCGAGTGGAGGATCAACCGCACGACGTGCCACGGCAACGCGTCCTCGCTCGCGTGCCGCAGCAGCCACAGCTTCTGCAAGAACAGCACGCTGCTTGGCGTTGACCAACAGGGGCATCTCTGCCACTGTGCTCAGGGCTACCAAGGCAACCCTTACATTCCCAATGGATGCTATG ATGTCAACGAATGCGACTTTCCGGAGACGTACCCGTGTTATGGCGTCTGCAACAACACAGAAGGAGGGTACCGGTGCAACTGTCTTGCAGGCTTCGAGGGGAATGCTTCTGTACCAAATGGATGCAAAG ACATTGACGAGTGCGCGCATCCGGATCTCTACCCATGCCACGGGATTTGCACAAATAGGTTTGGAACTTACGATTGCCGATGTAATAATGGAGCCTATGGGGATCCCTTCACAAAAGAGGGCTGCAACGTATTCAAGAGCTTCTCAG TTATGAGTATCGGGCTAGGTATTGGCGGTGGCACAGGTCTCTTGCTCTTGGCTCTTGCTGCTCCCTTCATAATGCGTAAAATCAAGCATCAAAAGATTAACAAGATGAAAGAAAGATTTTTCAAGCAAAATCATGGACTGCTACTCCAACAATTGATATCACAAAAGTCAGATATTGGTGGAAGAATGATCATTACCTTAGGGGAGCTAGAGAAGGCCACAAACAATTTTGATGCATCTCATGAAGTTGGAGGTGGAGGGCATGGTGTTGTGTATAAAGGACTTTTAGACCTACAAGTTGTGGCCATCAAGAAATCAAAGATTGTAGTACAAAGAGAAATTGATGACTTCATAAATGAGGTTGCAATTCTTTCCCAAATCAACCATAGGAATGTTGTCAAGCTCCTTGGATGTTGTCTTGAGACAGAAGTTCCAATACTGGTTTATGAGTTTATATCAAATGGTACtcttgctcatcatcttcatgtcgAAGGACCGATATCACTATCATGGGATGAGCGACTGAGGATTGCTCTCGAAATTTCAAAAGCTCTAGCCTATCTACATTCAGCTACTTCAACACCAATACTCCATAGAGATATCAAGTCATCTAACATACTTCTTGATGATAATTTAACAGCAAAGGTATCAGACTTTGGAGCTTCAAAGTATATCCCGATCGATCAAACTGGAGTGTCTACAGCTGTCCAAG CCTAG
- the LOC133899131 gene encoding calcium-transporting ATPase 2, plasma membrane-type-like: MESYLKENFGGVKAKHSSDEALGRWRKVVGVVKNPTRRFRFTANLGKRSEAAAMKRSNQEKLRVAVLVSKAALQFIHGLPPEGEYTTPANVEAAGFGICAEELTSVVESHDLKRLNSHGGVEGLVTKLSTSASDGLPASEEKLESRQEVFGINRFAETETRSFWVFVWEALQDMTLMILAACALVSLVVGVATEGWPRGAHDGLGIVASILLVVFVTATSDYRQSLQFKDLDKEKKKITVQVTRSGYRQKLSIYDLLAGDIVHLSIGDQVPADGLFVSGFSLLINESSLTGESEPVAVNAENPFLLSGTKVQDGSCKMLVTTVGMRTQWGKLMATLSEGGDDETPLQVKLNGVATIIGKIGLIFAVVTFAVLTQGLFWRKISDGSYFSWTGDDALELLEFFAIAVTIVVVAVPEGLPLAVTLSLAFAMKKMMNDKALVRHLAACETMGSATSICSDKTGTLTTNHMTVVKACICGKIKDVNSSTETKTLPSDLPDSVVTMLLQSIFNNTGGDVVLNQDGKREILGTPTETAILELGLSLGGDFQAVRKASALVKVEPFNSAKKRMEVVIQLPGGALRAHCKGASEIILASCSKYLDEHGNVTPLDGATEDHLKATIDSFANEALRTLCLAYIDVGEGFSANDQIPMDGYTCIGIVGIKDPVRPGVKESVAICRSAGITVRMVTGDNINTAKAIARECGILTEGGLAIEGPDFRARSEEELHELIPKIQVMARSSPLDKHTLVKHLRTTFDEVVAVTGDGTNDAPALHEADIGLAMGIAGTEVAKESADVIILDDNFSTIVTVAKWGRSVYINIQKFVQFQLTVNVVALIVNFSSACLIGSAPLTAVQLLWVNMIMDTLGALALATQPPNNELMKRAPVGRKGNFISNIMWRNILGQALYQFLVIWYLQAGGKWLFAIKGDKSDLVLNTIIFNCFVFCQVFNEVSSREMERIDVFEGILDNNVFIAVLGSTVIFQFIIVQFLGDFANTTPLTFMQWITCIFIGFIGMPIAVAVKMIPVDSK, encoded by the exons ATGGAGAGCTACCTGAAGGAGAACTTTGGGGGCGTGAAGGCGAAGCACTCGTCGGACGAGGCGCTGGGCCGATGGCGCAAGGTCGTCGGCGTCGTCAAGAACCCCACGCGCCGCTTCCGCTTCACCGCCAACCTCGGCAAGCGCTCCGAGGCCGCCGCCATGAAGCGATCCAACCAG GAGAAGCTGCGGGTCGCCGTGCTTGTTTCGAAGGccgcgcttcagttcatccacG GCCTTCCTCCCGAGGGCGAGTACACGACCCCCGCCAACGTCGAGGCCGCGGGCTTCGGCATCTGCGCCGAGGAGCTGACCTCTGTCGTCGAAAGCCACGACCTCAAGAGGCTGAACTCGCATGGCGGCGTCGAGGGCCTGGTGACGAAGCTGTCCACCTCGGCGTCTGACGGCCTTCCCGCGTCTGAGGAGAAGCTGGAGTCCCGGCAGGAAGTGTTCGGCATCAACCGGTTCGCGGAGACGGAGACCCGCAGCTTCTGGGTCTTCGTCTGGGAGGCGCTCCAGGACATGACGCTCATGATCCTCGCAGCGTGCGCGCTCGTCTCCCTCGTCGTCGGCGTCGCCACCGAGGGGTGGCCCCGTGGTGCGCACGACGGGCTCGGAATCGTGGCCAGCATCCTGCTGGTCGTGTTCGTCACCGCGACGAGCGACTACCGCCAGTCCCTGCAGTTCAAGGATCTcgacaaggagaagaagaagatcacgGTGCAGGTCACCCGCAGCGGCTACCGGCAGAAGCTCTCAATATACGACCTTCTCGCCGGCGACATCGTCCACCTCTCCATCGGTGACCAGGTGCCCGCCGACGGGTTGTTCGTGTCGGGGTTCTCGCTTCTGATCAACGAATCGAGCTTGACCGGAGAAAGCGAGCCGGTCGCCGTCAATGCTGAGAACCCGTTCCTCCTGTCGGGGACAAAAGTGCAGGATGGTTCTTGCAAGATGCTTGTCACGACCGTCGGCATGAGGACTCAGTGGGGCAAGCTGATGGCCACCCTGAGCGAAGGCGGAGACGACGAGACGCCGCTGCAGGTCAAGCTGAACGGCGTCGCCACCATCATCGGCAAGATCGGCCTCATCTTTGCGGTCGTCACGTTCGCGGTGCTCACCCAGGGCCTGTTCTGGCGCAAGATCTCGGACGGTTCGTACTTCAGCTGGACCGGCGACGATGCGCTGGAGCTGCTCGAGTTCTTCGCCATCGCGGTCACCATCGTCGTCGTGGCCGTTCCCGAAGGCCTGCCGCTCGCCGTGACGCTGAGCCTCGCGTTCgccatgaagaagatgatgaacgaCAAGGCACTCGTCCGGCACCTCGCGGCCTGCGAGACCATGGGCTCGGCGACGTCCATATGCAGCGACAAGACCGGCACGCTCACGACCAACCACATGACTGTAGTCAAGGCCTGCATCTGCGGCAAGATCAAAGATGTGAACAGTTCTACAGAGACCAAGACCTTGCCCTCCGATTTGCCGGATTCTGTCGTGACAATGCTCTTGCAATCCATATTCAACAACACAGGCGGCGACGTCGTCCTGAACCAGGACGGCAAGCGCGAGATACTGGGCACGCCGACCGAAACGGCGATCCTGGAGCTCGGTCTGTCGCTCGGCGGGGACTTCCAGGCGGTGCGCAAGGCGAGCGCCCTCGTCAAGGTTGAGCCGTTTAACTCGGCGAAGAAGAGAATGGAGGTGGTCATCCAGCTCCCTGGCGGAGCACTGCGAGCTCACTGCAAAGGCGCGTCAGAGATCATCCTGGCATCCTGCAGCAAATACCTGGACGAACACGGGAACGTTACCCCCCTCGACGGCGCGACGGAGGATCACCTCAAGGCCACCATCGACAGCTTCGCGAACGAGGCGCTTCGCACGCTGTGCCTCGCCTACATTGACGTCGGCGAGGGGTTCTCAGCGAATGATCAGATTCCGATGGATGGGTACACCTGCATTGGCATCGTGGGGATCAAGGACCCTGTCCGTCCCGGCGTGAAGGAATCGGTCGCCATCTGCAGGTCAGCAGGCATTACCGTCAGGATGGTTACAGGGGACAACATCAACACGGCGAAGGCGATTGCGCGGGAATGCGGCATCTTAACTGAAGGCGGCCTTGCCATTGAAGGCCCAGACTTCAGAGCCAGGAGTGAAGAAGAACTACATGAACTGATACCAAAAATACAG GTGATGGCAAGATCTTCGCCACTTGACAAACACACCTTGGTGAAGCATCTTCGGACTACATTTGATGAAGTTGTCGCGGTGACTGGCGATGGCACAAATGATGCACCTGCACTTCACGAGGCCGATATCGGGCTCGCAATGGGCATTGCTGGAACTGAG GTGGCAAAGGAGAGTGCCGATGTCATTATTCTTGATGACAACTTCTCCACGATAGTGACCGTGGCTAAATGGGGTCGATCAGTGTACATCAACATTCAGAAGTTTGTGCAGTTTCAGCTGACAGTCAATGTGGTTGCTCTCATCGTGAACTTCTCTTCAGCTTGCTTGATAG GGAGTGCACCTCTTACCGCGGTGCAATTGCTCTGGGTCAACATGATCATGGACACGCTAGGAGCACTGGCATTGGCCACACAACCTCCAAACAATGAGTTGATGAAGAGAGCTCCTGTTGGAAGGAAAGGAAACTTCATCAGCAACATCATGTGGAGGAACATCCTAGGACAGGCCTTGTACCAGTTCCTTGTGATTTGGTATCTGCAGGCCGGAGGGAAATGGCTCTTCGCAATCAAGGGCGACAAATCCGATCTAGTCTTGAACACAATCATCTTCAACTGCTTTGTGTTCTGCCAG gtgttcaacgaGGTGAGTTCAAGAGAGATGGAGAGGATAGATGTCTTTGAAGGCATTCTAGACAATAACGTGTTCATCGCCGTCCTCGGTAGCACGGTCATCTTCCAGTTCATAATAGTACAGTTCCTCGGTGATTTCGCGAACACTACCCCTCTCACGTTTATGCAGTGGATCACCTGCATTTTCATCGGTTTCATAGGCATGCCTATCGCCGTTGCGGTGAAGATGATCCCTGTCGATTCTAAGTAG